CACACCCCTCTGCGTCAGAAGAGAAAAGCCCCGCACTATCCATCGCCGCACTAAATACGTACAGACGGCCATATTGTTTACAGTTTTCGGGGTCATTGTCGTAGCAGAAACTGCTTGAATCCAAGGTTTCCGTGGGTTCAAGGTATGCGTAGTTCAAGTTCTCCGCCATCCACCACTGGTTCCCAATTTTAACGGTCCTATACGTCTGTCCATCGCGGTCATCTTTTAGCTTGTCGAATTCGCATGTTTCACAACCTGTCACCTGCGCTCCCGAACTCGACGAACCTGCTCCATTGAGCGAAGAACATGATTTTTCCCCGTCTTCAGGTTTGTCGATAAAGGATTCGTCATCACCGCAGGCGGTAAAATTCAAGGCAAAGACAGCGAATAAGGCCATCCACGAAAGAAAAACGATTTTTTTGAGCATTGTAGCACACCTCCTTTCTGCAACATAATACCATTATCTCCCTATCGCGTCAATAAAGGCACGCTTTTTTACCTATATTAAGGCGGTAAATTCAACAACTCCAAGGAGATTTTTATGTTCAACCAGCTCGACAAACCGCAGGCCGGCGAAACCATCGCCATCATGAAAACCAACCACGGCACCATGAAGCTCCGCCTGTTCGAAGAACGCGTCGGCGAATGCGCCACGAACTTCATCGAACTCGCCAAGCAGGGCAAGTACGACGGAGCCCCGTTCCACCGCATCATCAAGGACTTCATGATCCAGGGTGGCGACTTCACCCGCAGGAACGGTACCGGTGGCCACTCCGCCAAGGGCCCGGGCACCACGATCGGCGACAAGTACGACCCGTGCCTCACCCACATGCGCGGCGCACTCAGCTGGGCAAAGACCGCCATGCCGAACTCCATCGGCAGCCAGTTCTTCATCGTCCACGGCGACAACGTGCACTTCCTCGACCACGACCAGGTGGGCCCCGGCCCGGCTGACGGCTACTCCGTGTTCGGCCAGCTCTACGAAGGCTTCGAAGTGCTCGACGAAATCGCAGGCGTCAAGACCGACCGCATGGACCGCCCCTTCGATGACGTGATTATCGAATCCGTGACCATCGAGAAGGTGTAATTGCAGCCGCAACCGCGACGCAATCACGAGTTCCCAGTTACCAGGCAATAGTTACCAGAAGAATTCCAGAAAAAAAATTTCTTGTTTTTTGGCCATTCTAGCAACAAGGAACTTGGAACTCGCAACTTTCACTATTTTTTTTGAAAAAAATGGTGAAAACCCCTTGACAAGAGTCAAATAATTTTCTCTATTTGGCTCACCTTTCGGGGTTATAGCTCAGT
Above is a window of Fibrobacter sp. DNA encoding:
- a CDS encoding peptidylprolyl isomerase, with protein sequence MFNQLDKPQAGETIAIMKTNHGTMKLRLFEERVGECATNFIELAKQGKYDGAPFHRIIKDFMIQGGDFTRRNGTGGHSAKGPGTTIGDKYDPCLTHMRGALSWAKTAMPNSIGSQFFIVHGDNVHFLDHDQVGPGPADGYSVFGQLYEGFEVLDEIAGVKTDRMDRPFDDVIIESVTIEKV